The following proteins come from a genomic window of Montipora capricornis isolate CH-2021 chromosome 9, ASM3666992v2, whole genome shotgun sequence:
- the LOC138015038 gene encoding uncharacterized protein, translating to MPGKCTFKEAWLSNPQFSIWIERGKSSGQARCKVCSKDFDIQNMGEAAVKSHMKSKKHIDAVEDAKGNVSLKNLLPTVVQEPHVPEGASRAPEQLPKNMMSYVSSKETVTAEVLWALKVVLSHYSYKSSEDIAQLFQRMFADSTIAKQFTCGEKKCAYLACFGVAPFFQQQLLDKIKKLESFVLLFDESLNKVTQSKQLDLHIRFWDTKCSSVQTRYVTSLFMGHATANDLLVKMTECLKSNKIDSSKILQISMDGPNVNWKFHDLLQEQICEAGEDASTLINVGSCGLHVVHNAFKTGAQASEWNVEEVLSSLHWLFVDSPARKEDFTEITGSVVFPLKFCKHRWLENVPVVVRAQEIWDKVILYVQKVQTGKKYSKPTSKSFKIIQDAVQDPLMPAKMAAFESVAKQLQPFLAIFQSDNPLLPFMASTLQKMIAGLMKRYIKADVLQKAISAVKLLKLDLSEKKTFLEINKVDIGFVAVDKLKKLQGEKKVSDRQIYQFKSEFQSFLSKIVSKVFEKTPIAYSLARNLACLDPNLIVADKEGCSAKFKVVLKKMVECQRLNIRDCDALVLQYSEFLELAIKVETSAFEEFNFKVDRLDVFLQKHIGSVISLSKLWDLLRELLILSHGQATVERGFSVNRQVMIENMKEKTFIAQRTIHDHIQSIGGLGQLVVSRELLAAASAGRQRYSAYLEEQKKEQQQASQNRKRKIVLEEKAELEKKKKRLASDISALQLDADSLAKEAEEKAKLVLLSKSNALRKAAKEKESALEKVEDELRELVKKSSNL from the exons ATGCCGGGGAAATGTACATTTAAAGAGGCCTGGTTAAGCAACCCTCAGTTTTCGATTTGGATTGAGCGTGGAAAGTCGAGTGGTCAAGCAAGATGTAAAGTTTGTTCAAAAGATTTTGACATCCAGAACATGGGAGAAGCGGCCGTGAAAAGCCACATGAAATCGAAGAAGCATATTGATGCTGTTGAAG ATGCCAAGGGTAACGTCAGCTTGAAGAACCTTTTGCCAACTGTTGTACAGGAACCACATGTACCAGAAGGTGCTTCTAGGGCACCTGAGCAGCTACCTAAAAACATGATGTCATACGTTTCatcaaaggaaactgtgactgCAGAAGTTTTATGGGCCTTAAAGGTTGTATTATCTCACTACAGTTATAAAAGTAGTGAGGACATTGCTCAACTCTTTCAGCGAATGTTTGCAGATAGCACCATCGCCAAACAGTTTACCTGTGGGGAGAAAAAATGTGCTTATTTAGCATGTTTTGGAGTTGCACCATTCTTTCAGCAACAGCTTCTTGATAAGATTAAAAAGTTagagtcttttgttttgttatttgatGAGTCCCTCAACAAAGTTACACAAAGTAAACAACTGGATCTTCACATCAGATTCTGGGACACAAAATGTTCAAGTGTGCAAACAAGATATGTGACCTCCCTGTTCATGGGGCATGCAACTGCGAATGACTTACTAGTAAAGATGACTGAATGTCTGAAAAGTAACAAAATTGACAGTTCCAAGATATTGCAGATATCTATGGATGGGCCCAATGTTAACTGGAAATTTCATGATTTATTACAAGAACAGATTTGTGAGGCTGGTGAGGATGCATCAACTTTAATCAATGTTGGTTCTTGTGGGCTACATGTTGTTCATAACGCATTCAAGACTGGTGCTCAGGCATCTGAATGGAATGTAGAAGAGGTCCTCTCATCTTTGCACTGGCTATTTGTAGACTCACCAgcaaggaaagaagattttacTGAAATAACAGGAAGTGTGGTGTTTCCTCTGAAGTTTTGTAAGCACAGATGGCTAGAGAACGTACCCGTTGTAGTGCGAGCTCAAGAAATTTGGGACAAAGTCATACTGTATGTTCAAAAAGTGCAAACTGGCAAGAAATACAGTAAACCAACATCAAAGTCATTCAAGATCATACAAGATGCTGTCCAGGATCCACTCATGCCAGCAAAGATGGCAGCTTTTGAGTCAGTGGCAAAGCAGCTTCAACCCTTCTTGGCAATTTTCCAAAGTGACAACCCACTTTTACCTTTCATGGCTAGCACTCTACAAAAGATGATTGCAGGACTGATGAAGAGATATATCAAGGCTGATGTACTCCAGAAGGCTATCTCAGCAGTGAAGCTTTTAAAGTTAGACCTCTCAGAGAAGAAAACTTTCCTTGAGATTAACAAGGTGGATATTGGATTTGTTGCTGTGGACAAGCTCAAGAAATTGCAGGGTGAAAAAAAAGTCAGTGATCGCCAG ATATACCAGTTCAAGAGTGAGTTTCAGTCCTTCTTAAGTAAAATTGTCAGCAAGGTGTTTGAGAAGACCCCGATAGCCTACTCTTTGGCAAGGAATCTGGCATGTCTAGACCCCAACTTGATTGTAGCTGACAAGGAGGGTTGCTCTGCAAAGTTCAAAGTAGTGCTGAAGAAGATGGTGGAATGCCAAAGATTAAACATACGTGATTGTGATGCCTTAGTTTTGCAGTACTCTGAGTTTCTTGAGCTGGCAATTAAGGTTGAGACATCAGCCTTCGAAGAATTCAACTTCAAGGTAGACAGGCTGGACGTATTTTTGCAGAAACACATTGGTTCTGTTATTTCACTGTCCAAATTATGGGATCTGCTGAGAGAACTCTTGATTCTTTCCCATGGTCAAGCAACTGTTGAGAGGGGATTTTCAGTAAACCGGCAAGTCATGATCgagaacatgaaagaaaaaacttttattGCACAGCGTACAATTCATGACCACATTCAGAGCATTGGAGGGCTAGGTCAGTTGGTAGTTAGCAGGGAACTTCTTGCAGCAGCTAGTGCAGGGAGACAACGTTACTCTGCCTATCTTGAAGAGCAGAAGAAAGAGCAACAGCAAGCTTCTCAAAACAGGAAGCGAAAAATAGTTCTTGAGGAAAAAGCTGagttagagaaaaagaaaaagcgcCTTGCCAGTGATATTAGTGCCTTACAACTTGATGCAGACTCTCTAGCAAAAGAAGCTGAGGAAAAAGCCAAGCTTGTTCTACTCTCCAAGTCTAATGCACTTAGAAAagcagcaaaagaaaaggagaGCGCCCTAGAGAAAGTTGAAGATGAGCTGAGAGAGCTGGTTAAGAAGAGTTCTAACTTGTGA